The following nucleotide sequence is from Apium graveolens cultivar Ventura chromosome 4, ASM990537v1, whole genome shotgun sequence.
CATAGATTACAAAGTTGCAGAGCATCAGCAGAGAAGGATTATGGCATCTAAAAGTGCATGATAGATAATTGTTTCTTTCATTGCATTTTCTTGATTTTGCGCCCAACGATAGAGATTGAGCAGATGAATTCTTCATTTGTATCATAAAACATTGAGCGGCTGACCTATATTCAAGTGAATATGCATAATTATTGAGGTTTAGGTAAAATCCAGTTTTGGCCCAACTATTTATCAATAAATCAGAAGAATTGACAACCATGTTCCAAAAAGTTTATAATTGGAAGTGATGGTATTTGTTATAACTTGAAAGTGATAGTATTTGTTATTGGTGTCATCCAGAATGCAATAAATACACAGATTTGTAATCAAGATCAAATATTGTAAACAGGGGTTTGTTATGATCCTAGCTGCTAGTAAAGAAGACAGTTCACTACAATAACTGAACTAAATAACTTTCACAGGACATGAATATGCCTAACAAAACCTGAGACTTTACTTCCATAGCTTTACAAACCTATCATGGGTAGCTGAAGCAACCAAACCATTCACTGTTGACGCGGCCAAACTGGCAACCAGTCCGGTGTGGGCTGAGAGTGTCAACTTCTTGTTCTCAGACATATTCCAAAGCTCTAACAACTGATAACCAATGATCAGCACGGAAGGATATGTAGACATATTCTAAAAGGAAGTTTATATGCAGACGTTCctctgccacaacatttgctgCATCTGCAATTGCTGATGTTGAGGTTGCTGCTCTCTTTCTTTAATGAGCCGAGTCTCAATGTAAGATACGGCTACTTCTGAGTGCTTCTCGTTAGTTCTAGCAACAAATGAATCCCAAAAAACTGACCACCACTCAAAGAGAAACCCCCCAGGAGCATCGATAGTAAGAGAATCAGATGATACATTTCCCTCGGCTTTAAAGGCCTGCGCAGAAGCCTTGAAATCCCTCTTCACTAAATGATCATAGATGTATATCTAGCATTTTATCAGCTTCCCAATTAGTTTGAGACATACTATTATCTAAACCAAAATCCAGCACAGAGCTTCGAAGCCTAAAATTTAGTATCGGGTCCTAAAACAAAAACCCCTTCTACTCATCTTAACACTTTCTTAAAcgaagaaatttgaaaaaaatctGCATTAATCTATCTAAACATATTCAAGGGGAGGATGCCTTCTTTATCTTGAAATCTATATCTGTATGTGAAATTTAGCAAGGTCATGATACAAAAACTACAAGTATTTACTATGATTTTAGAGCAAGCCTTGATAAGTAGCCAACTAATGAACATATACTTGAGAAGAAATTGATAAAACTTAAATTTGAACAATAAGATAACCTTAACTTAAATTGTCATAGAAGCTACCTCCTCCTCCATCAAAATAAAAGACCATGAACCATTTTGCTTCTCCTGTTCTTGTTGAAAAAGAAGGACTCACATGTCATCTGCATCTCAGAAAAACTAACCATGTAgcctttctacaactccattcaCTTTCTATTATAAAGTGCCACTATGCATGATTATAGGTCAACATGGGAATATGTTCTTCTCTATTGTGGTTTTTTAAATGCATAAAGACTAATCTAGACTCTAGAGGGTGTGTTTAATTATATAAGATTCAGCAGGTTTCTTCATTTGATTTTTTAAGCACAATTTTTCTTTAGATTTTAAACTAAAGAAATCTTCCTTTTTAAGGCTATAAACTTTTTATCATAACTTGTTGGGATTTAATGAAAGTTCTATAACTTTATTAATAATGTTCACAAGAAGTTTAGGACCAGAAAATTAACAGTTTTTATTATATactttaaatttaaaatatgaaaattatGAAAGAATAGAGTGAAAAATCTGGTAGTATTATAAGCTAATCACTTTTAATGATAACACACATTTTTAGGTTTTGTTAAATTTTAATGATGTCCTGATCTCACTTCTACTTAATCATGTCTGCAATTCTGGCCTTACAAAATATACACAGTTCTACAAAGCATAACTGGCTGCATAATTAGAGCTTTAATACATCCCAGATTGCACCAAACAAATCTAGCATAAGAAAGTTAGAAACAACACAACAAAAGATACATACGCCTTTCAAGACAAATTTTAGCACTGAACTTTCGATGGATTTGCCATTACACGTACTAATTATGATGTCAATAGTGCTGCACTACAATATTAAGTTCAACCGTGGCATTACCCTTAGCAACATCAAAATAATATGCAGAAAACACTGCAACGCCGCTGGCCATCCGGAAAACACCTGTTCCACCCACCACAGCCATTTCGCGGTGCTTAAGACTTGGTGGATTGCTGCCAGAAATGCTTATTGTGCTACCACTGTACTTTATGTTAGTAAAAATCAATGTCAGATCACAAATAAAATTGAAATCTCTCGTTGACGCATAACTATATGAGCCTTGGAGTCTTCCTACTTGCTTCGATAAAAATTCAGGACCAACTGTGACCGGATCATCGCATACTTTAACCATACCAAATAAGGTTGGTGAAGTAGCAGTGTTTTTAGCATTAGCCACCACCTCAGAAGTAACTTTATCTATATCATGAAAATAAAAGTGAAATTTTGTCACCTTTTCTTTTTTTGTTCCCAGTTTTGTAAACCAGTTTTCAACTTCAACAGGCTCTCCTGTACTGATGCCAGAAGTTACTGGTGGCATCGCCATGACTGCCATGAAAACGAGCATAATAATCAACATTAACTTAACCATTTTTTCGCTCAATTAAGGCTAGTCTAAACCTCTTTTAATATTTGAGTGTGAGGCTAACAGACTGTGAACACTATGTATTTATAGCCTCGATCTGTAAGCAAATTAGACAAATAACACtagtaaataaataatttagaaacTATTTTATAGTACTTTCAGTAAAGATGCTAAAATTGTCCCAAAACATGAGCAGAAGCGTCTGTTAGTTCCTCTCCCTTGTACTCAAAAATCGAATACATTCCAAGCATAGTTAGCGActtaattggtaaatttaagGTCTAAATTTTACTATTATAAGTTCTTAACACAACTCTGATGCTCACATTGTATGCCTTCAATGTTATTATCAAGCATTCCACCTCCCATCGACAAGAGCTTAAAACACTACACCTTTTCTATCAAGAGCAAGAAGGGTGATAGACGAGAGTAGTAGGCTAACATTACATCATCTTGGTGACGAATGTGTGCGTCTGATTCATCAACTGTTAAGATTCCTGGCAACTCAACTTAGTTTAAGCGAGTTGGGGCGCCTCGTTTGCTGTTCTACACTATTTTAAACGTTACAGGTTGCGAGCTCTACCGACTAAGGTTTTGTCCTTAATACAACTACCAAACAATACAGATTTTAAGTTTGTTGCCAATGCTTAATTAATCATGGGGCTAATCTAAGAGTCGtaatgtatatatttatataatgcAACTGTTCTGCAGTATAACAAGCACGCCATTTCAATGTGAGACAATATTGTGCAACatgtatatatttatgtataCATATGCACGTTGATTACAGAGACACAGAGATGTTATGTTACTCTGCTAAGATGTGTGAGGATGCCTGTACATATGAACAGACGGGACTAAATTTGAATCAGGTTTTCGATATTCATCCCTGTTAAGTCAGGTTTTCGATATTCATCCCTGTTAAGTCAGGCTTTCGATATTCATCCCTGTATTTCACGATCTTTTTCTAAGCTGATAGTCTGATTCTACTTCTAAGTACCTAGTGACCGGTAGTCTGGGAGGTGATGGAACACATGTCTCAACTTACATTATCATCACCATTTTCTCGATCATTCATACTTCTGTTAAGAATAACAGCTCCCGAAATGTGCATTGATAATAATTTAAATGTAGATGGCTAGATGCTACTGTGAATCTTTCAACATTTGAAACAGCTCCCGGAATGTGCATTGATAATAATTTAAACGTAGATGGCTAGATGCTACTGTGAATCTTTAAACATTTGAAACCATAAATGCAATCgcacatttgaaacatttgaaacCATAGATGCAATCGCACATTATTTTATAACAGTATAACAATACATACCGAGTCCAAATCAAAATTAACAACCAGCTTAATCTCCAGAATCTAAGATGTCCAAGAGATGAAATATCCAAGCTTCTCAGATCCTTATTTGGACATATACTGCACAAGCTAAGGAATGAAAGACAGAATTGCTCTCTAAAATTATCCAGAAAAAAAAACAGCAGAAGGCAGATACCAAGGGCTCGAAGACGATATATTGAAAGAAGCAGCAGCCAAATAGAAGGATCTTCTATTGAGTTGTAAAGCATCAACAGAGAGCGAACTTGGGCACAGATGGACTATACACAGTTATTATACAAGATTGAGAGAGGCTGGTCTAAAATTCAACTGAATATGCATAACTATTTTCTGGGTATAAGGTCATTCAAATTTTGTCTTTAACTAAAGACGATTTGTCACAAGTTAGATAGAAGGTATCCTTAAATAAAAAAGGATACCAGAGGCACATAAATGGTTATTAATTCATGAATAAGTAGATCAAAGACCAATTCCATCCAGTTGGCTcaattaataatgactaataataAGGGTACAACAACTATTTCCAAGTAAAACTGGAGGAATGACAACCTTCCTTTGCAAGATAAATATATCTGAATTGCACATCATACAATTAGAGGATGGGACGATCAACTATGAGTCTATGACCATGCAAAATCAGTAACAAGAGTGTAGTTTTATTTGATGCTGGAAGTTACAAATGGCTTACATTTAACAAGTTTGCAATTACACACCCATGCAGCAACAATGTAAAGTGCCGAACTAGTGATGATGATCTTGGACATAGCGTAGACCACAATATTTGCAGATAGCTGGCTCATCCTTGTCAAGGCATATGAACTCTATTGGATGCCCGAGAGCAGGATTGGTGTCTGTAACACATTCACAGCACAGTAAAGGTCATAAAAATAATTGGAATGTTTCTTTTGGGTACATGAACTTGGAAAGGGCTTAAATTAAGAATTGGCTTCTGTATAAATTAGATTGGCTTTAGGAACATTTTAAGTTCAGATTTTAAGAGACAAACTAACCTCCTTCACAAACAGCAATCCTTCCATCAACCTTGATTGGTGGAACCTCGTTAATTAGCTCCATTGGTGATTTTTTGTCAGTAGCCTAGTAATCATATAGTGAATGATAAATGCTCACATGCCTAAATTTTAACAAGTAAAAACCAAGGAGCAGGGATAAAAACATTCAAGCATACATTCTGAATATTCAATTTACAATGATATACATGGCTAATTGGCTATGCAGAGCCTCCACAAAGGTTCTCAGAGGGTCTTATGACTGTTTATACACACAATTCTCATTTAAATCTTGAAAAAGCAGCAACAACCATCCTGCTGATACAAATGTTCTACTGAGGCACTATTAGCAAGACATTGACATTTGAAAAGGTGACTAGAAATGAGGACGATTATTGCAATATTATTCCCTCGCCAGTTTACTCCTTCCACACCAAATATATAGCCCAATTGACAAAAAATCCTTAAATTCAAATAATTAGAGGTTAAGATACTTTTTTCCCTCGAATATACAACGTTATCAGTATATCCACATGAAAGGAAAAGACAATCACAATTCATTGTCAACAAGGACATCCCGATGATGTTTAATCCCGATAGATCTAACCAATATAGAGATATTTTTCACTAATATTAGCACGAGGAGAGAATGATGTTTAGTCCCATTTCCCAATGTCATAAATGGGCTTGACCCTCTtgttttatatattattaagttataAATAGATTCACCAAGGAGAATCACCACATGCAAGTATGCAACTGGTAATGGAGTAATAAGATGTATCTCTTTCAAATTACACAGATAATGCTACAATTGCCGAGCCCAAGAGACCACTAGCTCCATATAATTTTACATTAGCTACATTTGTCTCAATCTAGTGATTGATGTTAAACACGTACTAACAAGATATATAGAAACAAGATGCTCAATTATGGTAGCCAACCAAAATCCATATTGACCCCTTCTGATGCAAACCAATCTAATAATATACCTAAATAAAGATGTGTTTGATAACCTAACGAACCgtgatttatttaattaaaaggGCAATGCAATGCCTTACCATTAACCGAGTAATCCATTCATTACACAACCCGCGGGTTTACATTTCATTCCCATTCTCCTTAACAACCCAAACACCCCCTAATTAACACATTTCACAATTCGATTCACCCAAACCCTAAAAATTGGGGATTATACTACAAACAATATCAAAAAGCTGCAAAACAACAGAAATTCAACAATAATATACAGAAAACAGCTTCTAATATGATTAAAGCTATACAAACATGTATGTATTATGTATATATACCTGCATCCATTTGGCGGTGTGAGAAACGGTGACCTCGCTATTGACGACGCCGCCGATGAATCTGAGTTTGTggagagatgataaaggagatgaAACAGGGCGATTTGGAGATCTAATTAGGGTTTTTACCAGATTTGAAGCCATTGCGTAGCCTTGCTTTCTGGCAATCGCTGCCATTTTTTTAGAAGTATGAATACAACAAAGAAATAAATGTAGGATTAAGGAAACAAATTGGAGGTTTTAGTGGGTCTTTGCTCGacgtattttttatttttaacaaaaatgaataaataattgTTTGTTTTCTTTTAGTGAAGTGTTAAACCAGAGAGGCCCGGATTTACCCGGGCTTTAAAAATCTCGGTTTTTTAGAAAACGGATTGGACTGGGTTTTTTAAAAACGGGTCGAACTCGGTCGGGTTTCCTAAAAAATATAAGGTCTGTTTTAGGGTCGGAACGGATCTGGTCGAACTATGTTTTATCCGggctttttatttatatattaaaaaaatattttaatattttataacattgattatgagtagtttaaataccggagaaaataatattttgataTATCAGATAGAATAGTTTTGacactaaaataaataattatttttttaatataatatataaataatcatatataccttaattgattttaatattataatataatattttaaaaatcataaaaagtattgtatattttcaaattttatataaaaatttggTTTTTTAATCGGGCTTTTCAAAAAGCCCGGGATTTTATCTGGGTCGAACCGGATTTTTATTCGGGCTTTTTTAGATCCGGATTTTTATTCGGGCTTTTTTAGATCTGGGTTTTAATCCGATCTTTTCGGGATTCGGGCCGGGACGACTTTTCGAGAAAGAAGGAGGCCCATTTAAGGCCCCGGACCGGGTTTTTTCGGAAAGGGCTTTTCGGGTTTTTTCCGCATcgaattttgaatttttgaacATCTCTATGTTTAATTCACACCAATTTTCAAAtgataaatttataaatttttatcatTTTAATTGGTGTTTTTTTGTGTGCAGGGGTCTGTCGgtattaaaaataagaaaataattaatataacttaaatttataaattttcgcTTTTACTGTGGCCACATGTTACAATATTCCTTTTTAAAATTTTGAGCAAAAAAATGTCAAAAGATTACATTGCCCTCACATTAATATTTATTAGTATTATTGATATCAAGTAAGGGTATTTTAGTTTTTTCCTTTGCTCTGGATTTTAAAAAAACGATTTTGCATTTAACATTTTCTTTCTTATAAATATTGTGAAGTTATATTAAAAAGATTAATAGAAAATTATATCATAGCAAAGTACATTTAGtgtattttaaaatataattttcaaattttaaaaaaaagttatTGATAATTTTAATGCTGAGTCAAAAATTGTTCAATCCTACTCCTTAAAAAATAAAATGGATATATAATTAGAAACGAAGAAAGCAATATTTTCGGGTTAACGGATACGATATATAACTTATTTtaggatttttttttaaaacaataataagataataataaaataaaacattaaCACATTTATGATAAACTAGTCAAGTTCTTAATATTGTTCAGGGGACATATCTCCAAAATCGAATTAAATGCGACTATTTGTGATTTattgataatttttgaaaaaataaatttacatatttttgATTCGCTGATAGTTATTTATCAGGTAAATAATTTTACTTTTTGTAGCCATATGAATAATTGCATGATATGGTAGATGTGTTGTGTTTTGTTTTAGTTTTTTTGGACAGGTTTGTGGTAATTCAAAATATTTAGTTTGAAGAGTGATCTCCAAAGGAAAGATTGAGTTTCGGGTATCAAAAGGAGTGTAAAATGAGAAATAGAAGGGGCACCCAATGAACGAAGATTTTTACGGTATAGGTAAGTCCCATGCGAAGAAAAATTATGGGCAGAGATATTGTATCATTATTTATCATTGTCTGGCTTACTGTTACTTACTTTCATGTATTAGTATTTACCTAAAGCACACGCACACACAAGTCGGGAGTCCTTTGAGTAAACAATCGGGTTAAATATCACTTTGGTCACTGAAGTGAGGGTCCAGTATCAaaattttcattatttttatCGGGGTCTCTAATGTACCACTCTAATAGCGGATAATGACAACGCCGCTACATTGACCAGTTGACCTAACAGAAAAATTAATGACGTCAAACTGGAGAGTATGTGGCAATATTGTGGCTAGAGCTGGCCAAATATGCGGGAACCGTAAAAAAATCGAACCGAACGGGGCCGGTTCAAACCCGCCCAGCTCGCTAAATTAGGTGAACCGAATACGAATACTAATTTCAGAATCCGGAACCGCACGAGCCCGCACGAACCGCACGGACCAGGCCACTCGCACAGCCCGCACAGCCCACCCGCGGGTGTGCCTCACGCGTCAACGTCTTCCTACTATGTTTTCTGCCATGTCTGTGAACTGTGATTCTGTGAATTACAACGTTAGCCTGCAAGTTAACGTTACTCTCCACCTCCAAGGCTCCAACGACACTCTGATTTcattataaatatatacatacaaacaacACTTTTATTCACAGTTTCTTTGACCTCAATTTCTGTTTCTCTCAATCTCAATTTCTCCGACGTCCAACTTCTTTCTCCGACTTCTTTCTCCTTTCTCCATCTACATTCTACATTCATACATACATCCATAATCATACATTAAAATTTACACTTCACAAACATAACCCCGTCGAATATAAAATTCGAATCCCTATTCGCAATTTTCAATTCAACAACAAAAATTCGAATATAAAATAAAGGTAACAGAAATAGACGAACATAAAAATGGAACAGGGAAGAGGGAGCATTTCTTCTCAAGGTTCAACCCCGTCGGCTTCGATGCTCCCGCCTCAACCCGGATCCACGTTTAATACCGAAGAAGGTGTGTTATTTTCCTGTCGATTTTAACAAAAAATTATGGGTTTCCGCTTCTGTAGTTCTGTGATGTTAGATTTTGTGTGTTTTTGATTGTATATATAAGGCGCCGCGGCGGCTTCTAGAGTTCTAGTTCTGGACTTCTGGCTTCTGTTTCTATTCTATAGATTAGGTTTCTGCTTCTGTTTTTTGGTCAACTGAATTCAACTACTTTTATAAGTTTTGTTCTTTATATATTACGAATTTAGGATAAATGTTATGTACTTGTTTATTCGTTTATTATAATATATTGTTTATTCGTTTTgtaaattcattttttaattGATGATTGTAAATTCCTTTACTAATTTTATTCGTTTTTAAATTTCTGTAGGTGCTACGAGTTCGAGACAATCATCACACGTGTGGACATATTTTTCGAAAGAAGCTATGCCGGATAATCCGAATAGATTTAAAGTACATTGTTTGATTTGTGTACAAAATGGTAGACCACAACCACCATTTAGTTATGCTCGAGGGACCGGCACGGGAACACTAAGCCGACATTTGGAGAATATTCACTCTATTACGAAGGCGAGTCACGAAAGCGGAGAAGCACGAAGAGGTCCACAACAATCACAACTCAGTGGTCTTATGACATCAACCGGAGGTGGAGGTATGCCTTTTTCCTATAGTAGAGATAGAATGATAGAAAGTTTTGCTATTTTTGTCACACTAGACGAGTTGCCATTTTCTCACGGTGAGAGTGATAATTTAGAATATATGATGAAAACTACGATAAATCCGGCATTTAGAAAAATTCCTAGAAACACACTAAAACGGCACACAATAACACAATATCATTGCGCTAGAGCACAATTAATTGAATTATTTCAAGAATTTGATGGTATGGTTTCGTTAACTAGTGATTGTTGGAGTTCGAGTCAAGGTGAGCCTTATATATGTGTTACCGTTCATTGGATTGGTGTCGATTACATGTTACAAAAACGAATTATTGCATTTGATGTTATGGACGAATCATACACCGGTTATAATATTATGTCTAGAATTTTAGATACAATTAAAGAATTTAATTTGTTTAACAAGGTATTCACAATTTCCTTAGATAATGCTGCTAATAACAACAAATGTATTAATTATATTAGGACCGAAATTCCTTTAGTTTTAGATGGAGTATTTTTACACATTAGATGTTGTGCTCACATAGTTAACTTAACGGCTCAAGTAGGAATTCAACAAATAACTAATTTATTAGAACCTATTAGGAAGGTAATTAAGTATCTACGTTTGGCGGGTAAATATAGGTCTATGTGCAAGAAATTGTgtaaagaaaatggactaaggccGAAAAATGGGGTATCGATTGTCCTACAAGATGGAGTTCGACATATAAATTACTTGTTAAAGCAATTAAATATAAACCCATTATTACCATCTTATATAATGACGATCCAATTCACCAATACGAAGGAGGAATTATTACCGAGGAAGATTGGGAATTAGCATCTACTGTACGTGACATACTTTATTGTTTTGCGCATGCTACTAAAGTTTTTTCTTATGTTTATGAACCAAATGTACACCATTGTATCATTGAATGTGTTAGTATTGTTACTACTTTAAAGGAATACGAAGAAAATGATATGAAAATTAAATAGATTGAATACTTTACCGAATTTCCGTATATTTATGGTATTGCATGTCTTCTTGATCCCGGTGTTGGGAAGGAAGGTTTGGAAAATATGTTATAACATTATTATGCAGTGTTAGGAGTTTCATATAATCATGTTTTATATGTAAATAATTGTTTAAATTTGTTGTTTCGTCTTATAGATATGTATGCTCTAAAAACTCAAAGTACTATACCACCGAAGAGTAGTAATACTTCTAGTAGGTTTAGTAGTACCATTTCATCTATACTAACCAAAAAACAAAAATGTAGAATTTCCGAGTCATCTACCGTACCTTCTTCTGCCACTGGTATGGTTCACCAATTTTTTTCATATAGTTATGAGTTaaatgatgattttgatatactAACATGGTGGAAGAATTATGAGTTACAATTTCCGGTTTTAGCAAAAATTGCAAAGGATATTTTAGTTGTCCCGGCTTCTACAATTGCGTCCGAGTCCGCTTTTAGTGCAGGCAGAAGAGTGTTAGATGAGAAGCGATCCAGTCTTGTGCCAGACGTTGTAAAGATTTTAGTTTGCAAAAAAGATTGGGATCAAGCCGATAAAAGACAACAAGGAAGAAAAGAAGACTCCGACGATGACGACGAGCCATGGATGACAATGGATACTTCATCCGAATCGGGAACCTCAACTAGCGAACAATTTTAGAACAAATATttaatgtattttttttaaagttTTAATATCATTTGATTTGTATTTTTTAATGTTTGATGCGGTTTATTCCGTTTTTTTAGAGAGGAGTCCTCTCACATCATTTGTagtttttttaaattaataaaatttataagaggtaccgtcctctttttaaccaaaaatttaaaataataaaattaattgattacaattataatattttgaataaattatgtgacataatagaaaataatgttatattttattatttattttttaataaacaTTGATATACTAATTTCGAATTTTATCTagtaaaaaatatttattatactTATTCAATACACGAATTTTCTATTAAAAAAATACAAGTGATTAAACTCTATTTATATGCTTTGCTCGAGCAAGTTGTTTTGCTTTGCTGGAAGCCTGGAACACTGACAAGTGACAAGTGACAATCCAAATATATACATTAACAAAGCAAGTTGCAGCCTGTAACTTAATCAAACCCGCACAGGCCCGCACACACAGCCCGGTTCATTCGTTCGGTTCGCCCAGCTCGCAGCTCGCAATTTGTTCTGTTCGGTTACGAGTCTATTTTTAACGGTTCAAACCCGGCCCGAGCCCGGTTCGTTATTAAGCAGGCCGGTTCAGTGTTCATATCTCGAGTGCTGaacccgtgtgcggcccggcACGCACGGACCGCATAAGTGGCCAGGTCTAATCGTGGCAGATACTTGGCGTCTGACGTGTTCTAAATATATATTAAGAAAATTAAATAATAGTTATATGTATAATATATCCTACAAATTGAACGGTCGTCGATCTTTTAACATAACAGAGATAAAAAAATTGGGGATTAAAAATCCTAATTGCTCAATTGCTCTTGAAGAAAACTCAATTGGCCATCGATTCAACTGCAAATCTGCTTCGATCTTGCTCACAAATCTTCTTCAGTGAGAGAGGTACGTTTAATCGATCTTGAACAAACTCTACGAGCCTGTATATGTATGATGCATGTCCTTGTATATTTGTGTGCTATGTGTTGATAAATGATATATCAGGGTTGTAAACGAAATAATAGTTGTCGTTTTTGTGATTTATATATGTTTATTATTGAAATCGTATCTTTTTTGTTTTTGTTCTTGTGTTTAATTGACAGTATGGATTCGTCGGTTACTATTTACATACATCACCATGGGGATTTTGAACATAAACCTAAACCAAAATATGTAGGTGGTGATGTAGAAGTTATACTTGGCTTTGACTCTGACTTGTTTTCGTTTAGAGACTTGGATAATTTTGCTGTTAAATGTGGTTATACAAAATCTGACTTAGTGTATTTTAAAAATGATGGTCTGACTTTTGAAAGTGGTATGAGACTTCTGTGTGATGATAGTACTGTGAGAGCTATGGTAGACATTCATAAACCAATTGGTAAAATTAATTTGTATATTGATCACTATGATGTGGATGAGGTAATTGATAATTAGGGAGATGAAAATGATAATGAGGGAGGGGAATATGGTAATCAGGGAGGGGAAAATGAAAATCAAGGAGGGGAAAATGGTAACCAGGGAGGGGAAGATGGTAATGAGGGAAGTGAGGATGATAGTGATCCTGATGATCCAGAATATGATTATGAGGGAGATGATGTAGAGACTGAGAGTGATGAATCTGAAGATGAGAAAGACTATGATTCTTTCCGTGACAGTGATGAAGAGTTGAGAGAGTTTAGAGATAAAAAGATAAAATATAAGGATTCCTTAAAATAGAATCATGGTAATCCTCTTGAAGTTAGAGAGAAAGTGATGAGTTTAAGTGATGATTCTGAGTATGCTTCTGATGAGCTAAGGTCAGATTCATCTTCCAGTGAAGATGAAAATCACAAGATTGGCTATATTGGCCCTCCCAACCCCAAGATctagaaaagaaaaagaaattgtGTGAAATATGGGCAAAAGAGTGACACAA
It contains:
- the LOC141721473 gene encoding NADH dehydrogenase [ubiquinone] iron-sulfur protein 6, mitochondrial translates to MAAIARKQGYAMASNLVKTLIRSPNRPVSSPLSSLHKLRFIGGVVNSEVTVSHTAKWMQATDKKSPMELINEVPPIKVDGRIAVCEGDTNPALGHPIEFICLDKDEPAICKYCGLRYVQDHHH